The genomic region AGGGCCCCTGGACGCTGAGGTCTCTCCCTCTGGACAATCTGGGGACTGGACACCAAGTGGGATGTGGAGCGTGGGCGTCAGCTCCCTAAAGATGCCTGAGGCTGCTCATCAGAGACCAGGGGTCAGGGAAGAGGGGGACGCCTCCTGGTCCCCCAAATCCCCGACTCGGCACCCTGACCTGGGGCCGCTCTTCTACCTCCTGTCCCCAGGCTTTGCCTTCCCAGACTGGGCCTACAAGCCGGAGTCGTCCCCCGGCTCCAGGCAGATCCAGCTGTGGCACTTTATCCTGGAGCTGCTGCAGAAAGAGGAGTACCAGGGTGTCATCGCCTGGCAGGGGGACTACGGGGAGTTTGTCATCAAGGACCCCGACGAGGTGGCTCGGCTCTGGGGCATCCGGAAGTGCAAGCCCCACATGAATTATGACAAGCTGAGCCGGGCGCTGCggtgaggaggggctggggacCTCGCCCCTCGCTCCTCACTGTCCCTCTGGGGCCCTGTCCCCTGGGGGCTTTCCCTCAACTCCCGGGGGCAGAATCCTTCGGGATCCCAGCGCACAGGGCTCTTCGCCTGTAGCTACCCTAAGTACCCACCTGTGAGTGAAGGACCAGAGCCCTGGGCTTTGGAGCCACACagaccccagcccctgcctggccCTGTGACTTTGGCCTGTTTCCCCAAGCTGTTGTGCCCTGTGCTGGGAGCCAAGCAAGGGTTGGGGGCTCTGCCTTCACCTCCTGGGGTCCCACCCCCCATCAGTGTCCTGCCTCTACTCACAGCTACTACTACAACAAGCGGATTCTCCACAAGACCAAAGGGAAGAGGTTCACCTACAAGTTCAATTTCAGCAAGGTTGTGCTCGTCAATTACCCGCTGTTGGACATGGCGGCCGCCACCACGGGCTCCCCTCTCCTGCTGACCCCTGGTCCTTTTGGGGGAGCCCCTGGCCCAGAtgctcctcccctcacccccgaAGTGAGTTCGGATCTTGGGGTCCCCAAGCCCTGAACCCCCTGGGGCAGGAACAGCCTGTCTGAGCAGTACCTAttccctcacctccctctctaGACCCTGCAGACCCTGTTCTCTGCTCCACGCCTGGGAGAGCTGGGGGCCCGGGCACCCCTTTTCACCCCCGAGACAGACAAGCTGCGTCTAGACAGCCCTTTCCCATTCCTGGGCTCTGGTAAGGGCCTGGGGTCCAGGGGTGCCCCCAGGATgagggcagggggtgggcaggCATGCTGCACGTGTGTGAGGGAAGAAAGTGGGCAAAGATAGATAGAGGAGGAGCCAGGATGCAGGAAGGAGGCCCTGGGcgaggctgtgtgtgtgcgtgtgcatgtgtgcatgcgcgTGTGTGTCTCTGGAAGTCAGAAGATGTGAGGAAGGTGAAGCAGAGAGGAGGGAAGCTATAGAAGGGGTCAAGCTGACAGCCGAGCTTTTGGGGGGCACTAAATGaatgggaggcaggcaggggggTGGAAATGAGGGGACCCACATGAGGGTGGGGAGAGGCCGTGTGGGAGGACGATGGGAAAAATCAGGTGTAACACGGCAGGGAGGAATGAGCCGGCCCAACTGACCCCCTCTGTGCCTGTCACCTTCTCCCCAGGTGCCACCAGCTACTCCAAGCCCCCTGGCCTGCTGGGGCACTTCGGCCGCGCCTTCCCTGAGCACCCCTGGAACTTCAGCCCATACCTCACTGGCCCCTTCCCCAAGCTGCCCCCGCCTCTGTACCCACCACACTTCTACCCCAACCCCCTGGCCAGTTCCCTGGGCCACCTGCCTTCAGCAGGAGCAGGGGGCGGCCCCACCGCCACACCCCTGCTGGCCGCCACCGGGGAGGGCCTGGGCCCGGAGCGCCCCGCAGGCCTGGCCGTGGCCCAGCGCCTGGCACTGCCGGGGGCCGGGGGTCCAGAGGCCGCGCTGGGCGGGAAGGAGGACAGCGACTCGGAGCTGGAGATCACCGACGTCAGTGGCTGCAGCTCTGACAGTGACGGCGACGAGGGCCTCCCTGTGCCCCCCAAGGCCAAGGCGGGCAAAGGGGGGGTCGGCAGCTGAACCGCTGCGGGGAGATGGATTCTGCCGGGGTGGAGACCAGGGTGGCCGCCCGCGGGCCTCTTCCGTGGCCCGGTTTGCCCTTGATGTCCTGCCGGAGGCTGGGCCCGGGCGCATGGCTGCCCCAGGCTTCTTCCCCAGCCCCAGACTGGGGGGGTCTCACCTCCCCTCTCCAGTGAGGGGAGGGGACACGATgacctccagcctcctccccaggctcCAGTCTGAGCGGGGGGTGGTCCCCGCCTGACCCCCCCCTCCTGAAGTGCAATATGGCGcccagcctccccccacccacctgcccCTGTGCTGTGACCTGAGTGTTCGTGTGGCCCCAGAGCTgacgcccaccccccacccctccccacaggCCCCCTGGGGACAGGGAGCTCAGAGCAAtaaccccgcccccagcccccacccaggaGGGCCCCCATCAGCCACCCCCAGAGATTTACTACAAAAATAAACGAACGGAAAGAAGTGTGAGATGCTGGGTGCCCAGCATCGGCATGGGTGACCAAggaggcttgggggtggggggtgcgagaggtgtgtgtgttggggggggcggGCAGCCCTGGGGAGTCAACGTTAAGACACGGGATTGGATGAACGCAGAGGCGATGCGGTGGGACAGATGGAGGAAGCAATGCCAGACAGTCTTGGGGGGGTTTCCAGATGCCATTCTGGGGCCCTTCCCCGCCCTCACACACTCAGACCTCTCCttagataatatatattaaaaaataaacctccAATTCAGGGTATAAAAACAGAGCAAAGgcacttggggggtgggggttggagggtttggccacccccccccacccaggcAATACTGAGATGGCCCAGGAATGGGGGCCAGGTGGGGCCCCCCCGGAATGAAGCCCTGAGTCCCCCaagtgggagggagagaaggcCAAAGCcggtgggaggtggtggggggcagTGATCCCATCTGGGCGCCCTCCACCCCCCAAGGCATGGCCCGGGGCAGCCCAGCTCCCTCTCCTCAGGCCCCTGGGGTTGGAGACGCTGGGTAGTCGGTGGTCTGGGTGGTCGGTGGTCGTGCGGTGGCGGGTGGCCCTCTCCTTGCGAaaggcctgggggcaggggagaggcaggagcagaagggagatgcggagagatggagagagatggacagggtggaaggggagggtggggaagaagCACAGAAGAGCCAGAGAAACAAGAAATGGAGATAGGAGGCAGAGTGGGGAGATGCAGAAAGTCAAAGATGGAGGGAGAGAAACGGACAGGGCTAGGCAGCTGTTAGCACCAGTGGGGCCACTCGGGCGCCTCCTCTCTGGCCTGTGCCCGGCTCCCCTGGCCCCCCACTTACCTGCCTGGGGCAGGGGGCCTCAGGTACAGCCAGACTGGGGGACGCTGTTCTCCCCAAGCTGAGACAGGAGGAGTCTCAGGCGGCAAaactcctcctccacctcctggtTTTGGGGGATCATCAGTGAGAAGGGCTTCCACTTAgtcagccccctcctccccactcccacccccaggccaCACCACCTCCAGCTGCTTAATGGTCTCCTCCAGGCTGAGCAGCTCCTCCCGAATTTCCTGATGCTGCGTTGGGCTTGAGGGGCCGCCCCCTGGGACCCCATCCCCTTCGAGGGGAGGTCCTGCCCCGCTGTCTTCCTCCGAAGGCAACAGGAGCTGTTTCAGGGTCAGCACTGGACAGGGGTGAGGGGACAGAGTCAGACGTGGGGGGGGCGAGGGCTGGGAGATGTAGCTGGGGATGGCTGTGGGCCTACGGTGGGAATGAGCGTCTGGTTAGCCAGACCTGCGGGAGGGGCTGGGGAACGCGAGGAGGGGTGCAGGGGTGTGAAACTGGGGCTGAGGGCCAGGGCACCAAGCACAGAGATGGGCCCCGGGGAGAGGCTGAACTGAAGGTCAGGAACGGACAGGGgctgcaggaggcagaggggcttGGGGCCACCAAGGACGCTGGTGCAGCCTGGGGCTGTGCACGGGGTGGACTGGGTGGGTTTGCTTCCGGCGGCTGAGCACAGGCAGGTGGGAAAGCAGTGTGGGGGCAGGCGGTGGCCGCCCTGCGCAGGTGGGGCTGAGCTACCTTTCTGAAGGGCCTTGGCAGCGAGCTGGCCCTCAAGGCCTTGTCTGCAGAAGGGCAGGAGGGAGTTGAAGAGTCTCTCCATCCGGCCTGGGTTGGGGAGAAGGGGCTCAGTCCCTGCCAGGCTTCCTGTggagtcccccacccccactcatcGCCCCTCTATCTAGGCTCACCATCCACTGGGGGCATCTCTCGGCTGCCATTGCCGTTTTCGGAGCTGCTAAGCAGGGGTTCACGAGTGCTGGGGGGAGCAAGTGCCGGGTGACCCCACCGCCCTGGCCCTGGTGGGCAGCAGGGGCAGGGAGACAGGGAGCTGGAGGTGGGGAAGGCAGGGAGGTCCGGAGATAGAGACAGAGGTCGAGTTTGggagacagggagacagagaggcttggccagtggaagacagagaggcctggatcGGAGACAGATGGGCCGTGGTGGGGTGGGTGCACACCTGCACACACCTTCACGTGCATGCACATagacacacacgtgcacatgcacgcacatgGAGACTGGGCTGGAGCTCAGGTTCTGGGGACACACAGGGAGGCTGCCCCTTGACCTCTGGTTCCCTCCCCTGGCCCCCTCACCTGCTGGGGCTGGGCCGGTGTTTTGGtcgggaggtgggggcggggaccTTCAGGCATCCAGCGGTCTCAGTGATGATGGTACACCAGCTGAGGAGACAGGCCAGCCCCCTGGGCCGTCAGAGCCCCCAGACCCTGGGCCCCGGCCCAGGTGGGGgtgtcccacccccaccctgtccccagagACCCTGGGGCCcgggcctccttctcctcctcctccactcgCTCCAGGAATCCAGACCCACTCACATCCTCCTCTCGGACACCGTCTGCGCCACCAGCTCGTATATCTGGGCCTCATGGTCCCAGGTAAAAATGACATAGAAGGCTTTGTGATCTGCAGGGGGAGGGAAAAGTGAGGCTCAAAGCCAGGGTCACCCCAACATGCACCTGGGGAAATCCTCCACGACTTTAGGGCTCCCGGGACTCAACTCACCTACTCTGCCCCCGTCCGGAGCCCTCCCTCATCTAATCAGGAAATGACAGCCCTGTCAGCTCTACCTCCAAGACCTCCAGCACTCCTCCCACCACCATGGCCCCACCAGGTTTCAATCCCTGCTCCCTACAGCCCCCAAGATGGGGCCAGGGCATCTTTTCAAAATACTACTTAGAATTGGCAGCTCTTCTGTGCAAAAACCTGGGGGCAGTTTCCCATTTAACTTAATAAAATTCACAAGCCAGCCTGGCACCCTGGCCGGGACCAGTCCAGGGTCCgccccccatcccccccaccAAGCCTCAGCCTCAGGGCGGCCAGCTAGCCCCCCTGGTCACAAAGCATGCTCGCCCAGCTCTGGGATGGCCGTGCCCGGGGGCTCACCGGTGGCCACCTCGCGGGTCATGGCAGAGGTGAGCCGCAGCACCGGACGCAGCATGGTCTTGCCGTCGGGCGTGGGCGTCAGCGTCCGGCTGTGCGACTTAAGCAAGAACCGGTCGTCCTGGcgctgaagcagcagcagcaggtcatccAGCAGCAGCACGTGCACCTCTGCGGGTTGGGAGGCAGGGCTCAGAACCCGCACCTGACACCCTGGCCCCGAGgcacccctccacccccgcccTGCTCGCTGCTCCGGCGCTCACCCACAGCCTTGTCCTTCGTCACCCGCCACGTCAGTGGGCCCTCGTGGATCAACCTCTTCCTGGTGATGTCTAAGTTctggaggcaggcaggaaggggtGATGGCCAGTGAAGCAGATGGTGGGGCGGGGGAAGGTGGGGATGACCACGGGGGGTCGGTCAGGTCAGCTCATTCCCAGCTGGGAAATGAGGGGGGTGGGGTCAGAGCTGAGGGGCCCCTCTTGCTTCCTGGGTGTGCTATCAGAGAATGCCCAGGGTAGggtgagaggaggggaggggagtggggagggcacCTTGAACTCGCTCAGCATGGGGTCATTGCTCTGCCGCAGGTGGGTCAAATCCAGGCGCCTCTGATAATCCTTGAGCCGCtaggggcagggaagggagggtcACTGGCTTCCACAGACCCCTGCACATGCACGCCCCACCgcccctgcccagggccccacCCGGCTCACCAGCAGGTCCTCCATGTCCCGAACGGCATAGTTGACGTGTTGCAGAATTTCCCGGCAACACTCGGCTGCCCGCTCCACTTTCTCCCGTTCTGCTGGCTCTTCTGTGGGGAAAGCAGAAGACCAGCCCCGGGGTGAACCCCAACCCTGGAAGCTCCGGGTCCCGAGGCCAAGGCTGAAGGCTGGAGAGCCAAGGTCCGAAAGGACGGGGCAGGGCCACTCTTTCATACCTGTGTTCTGCGCGATGCTCTGCAGAAGCAGCGGGTACTTGGTCAGACGCTGCATCTCCGTGGGGATCATGTCCTTCAGCTGCAGCCGGCGGCACCGGGGCCGGCTCTCGGCGTCCTGCAGAAACGGCAGCGCTGAGATACCAGGACGTCGGCCCCCCTCCCCAGGGACCCTGGGGCCTAGACCACCTCCCCCGCCCACCTCACCTGCACGAAGGTACAGAACCGGGGTTCCTTGCGCTGTTTGCTTTTGAGCTGCTCTAAGGCGAATGACTGGCGGCTGCAGAAGCGGGAGGAGATCTTCTGGAACCACGAGCCCTCGGTACCATCGAACTACAgcgagaggcaggtcagggaggGTATCTCAGGTGGGATGGAGGACAGGGCTAGAGGCCCAGAACCCTGGGGCTTGGATGCGGGTAAGGTTGAGACCCTGGGCCTGGATCCCAGGTCCCCAGCCAGGCAgagagggcggggcggggcgatgGGGAGGCGGGGCAGTGGAGTGGAGGGGCGGGGCAGTGGAGGGGCGGGGCAAGTGGGCGGTGTCTGGGCGGGGCTCTCTCACCCGGGCCAGCAGCACATCTCCGATCTCCTCGATGAGGTAGCCACTGTCCTGCCTCCGCTTCATCAGGCAATCAAGGAATAGGGCTGTAGGGAGCAGAGAGGAAAGGTGGTGCTCTGTCAGTCCCCGAGATTGGATGCAGAGCTGGTCgggtgctggggggtgggggctcgGGCTGCAGGTGGGTGTGTTGGATCCTTGGGGCCAGTGACCGCCCCCCCTCACTCCCCGCCCCATGCCTGTTGATGATGTGTCCCTAGGAGGTGAGCTCTGGGGACCTGGGGATCTGGGGATCTGGAGTGTGGCCCTCCCCAGTGCTAGACCAGAGGCTGCCTGGGGTCAACGGCAAGGCAACCGAACAGAGAGCTTGCAGGTGGAACGATGAGAGGCCCACAGTCCCGCACTCACAATGCACCTCGATGAGCTCATCCAGGCTGGGGAAGATGGTCTGGAGCTCCTGCTGGGAGAAGTAGCCCCCGTCTGCCATGGGCTGATAGAAGAGTTCGTGGAGCACGCGGAGCATGCGCACATGGGCCGCCTCCGTCACCAGGAGCTCTGTGGGGACAGCAGACAGGAGGCAGTTGGAGTTGGGGAGCATGGAGACTCTGGGGGTGTATGGGGGGGCCCTCTCagaggcggggtggggagggcatgGCACAAGGATGGCTCTGGGTGGAGCCACTCGCCCCTGAAATAGCCACTGAGAATTCCTCCACCCCACTGCCTTTCCCATATGGCAGCTGCGGCCAGCCAAGGGGACCAGCAGTCCCAGTTTGCCTCATACCATGAGTTTCCCGGGACATGAGATTTTCAGTGCTAAAACTAGGTCGTGTgggcatgcacgctcagtcatgtctgactctctgtgaccccatggactgtagcccaccaggttcctccacccatgggatttcccaggcaatactggagcaggttgccatttccttctccagggaattttcccaacccaagaatcgaacccatatctccggcatctcctgcattggcaggcagattatttaccaactgcaccacctgggaagtcccaaaaccAGGAATGTCCCAGGAAAATTGGGGACAAGTTGGTCGCCTCACTGCCTGCAGCTGCATTTCAAGTCTAACCATTCAGCCAGTTTCTCAGGCTGTTTCTGGCACAATGACTCTCTGACAGGTTGATGGCCTGGGATCCAGGGGGCTCCAGGGGGTGCATGCCTGAGTTCCAGTGATCCCTCAAATCCCCAGAGACTAAATGCACGATTTTGTATGTTAAGTATGCATATATTTCTGGTGAGAGAAACTGCCATGCTGTCCGATGTGGTAGCCACTAGCTATGCCAATAACTCTTAAATTTtgcttaattaaaatgaaatataatgcaAAATTCAGCTCTCAGTTGTGCTTACCACACTTTAAATGCTCAACAGCTGTTATGTGGCTGGTGGTTACCATGTTGGAAAGTACAGACAGATATTTATTGCATGTTACCATCATTCCAGAAAATTCTATCAGATGGCACTGGGAATGTTTTGATCATTATCCTCAGAAGGATCTGTGACCCAAAGGGCATCTAACCACTGCCCTAAAACTTCTGAATGAGAATCCTTCTCAACCATTAAATAATCTGTAAATTAACTTCCAAATGAGTTTCCCAAAACACTCTACATCTGGCAAACCTCTCTCAACAcagacacaatttgaaatcacaGGGAAGAATTAAGACAAAAATGGTATCTCTCAGCTCAGAAGCAAGCATTGctaaaaatatattatcttcCCAAACTTTTCTGGGTGGGaatctttttcttccctgagTGCTTAAGATCATAGTCATAATAGCAGTCACAGCTGAATGCTCTGTCCCTGGACCCATCACTGTGCTGAATGCATGAATCATCTCATCTTTATCTCTGTGGGACTTTTAAGGGAGGAGTTATCACTGCCCACATTTCACAAACAAGGAGACAAAGGCTTGTGCTAGAAATGCAACTTTTATAGACTGTTTCTGACTGTTCACGTCAACACTGTCCCGCACTACAAAAAATTCTTTAgagaggatttccctggcagtccagtggttacgattctgtgtttccattgcagggagagagcatgggttcaatccctggtcagggaactaagatcccacatgccgcgcaGCATGGCCAGAACAGAATAAATTCCTTGGAACTGTCACTTCCAACAGCTGCCTTCCCATTCCTTCCCTGGGATGTTCTACAATTTAGCTAACAAATGGCCCTCTGAGAGAACTGGGCAGCCTTCAAGCTCTGTGTAAGCAACACTAAGACGGCCAACCCCCTGCGTCTGTCTTTGCCAGAGGTGGGCTGTGTCCTTGGCCGCAGTGGGCTGGAGGGGGCGGCACTCACCGCTGATGACCTCCTGCCGCTTCACCTGGCTCCTAGGCAGGCTGTGCAGAATGTCCTGGGGGACAAGCTCTCGCCAGCCAGGCGGCTCCTCTGGTTCCAGCTCTAGTCCTGAGCGGCCCGGCTCCCCCTCGTCTCCAGGCTCCGGGCTGTGGGACAGAGGCCTCGTCAGGTGCCCAGTTCAGGGCATCCCAGGAAAGAGCCTTTGACTCCTTCCACGCCCATCCCCTAGGGCGGCCGAGCTGCGGACCAGCCCCCAGATCTCTGGAAAGCAGCGGCTGACCCCTCTCCTGCGACCACTGGAGGCCCACAGTGACCTCAGCATCTGATATCCCCCACCCCGGCCTCCCTGACTCTCCAGGCTGCTCGGTGGatgcggggggcggggcggggagtgACGTACGTGGCTCGTCGGGCAGGGCCAAGCACGGCCGTGGCGGAGCTGGGGTCCATGTCCACGTCGCTCCGGGAGCGGCCCCCACCCCGGCCCTTAGCCCCGAGGCTGCCCCGGGAAGGCCGGCGGCGGTCACTCACCCGCAGGCTCTCTGAGCGCCCCAGACGCCCTGACAGCCTGGACCCCGAGGCCAAGGACAGAGTCAGGCCCggacagagacagggagagaccACGACAGGGAGAGACGGGGAGAGACCAAGACAGGGACAGACGGGGAGAGACGGGGACAGGGAGAGACGGGGAGAGACCAAGAcagggagagatggggagagacgGGGAGAGATCGGGACAGGGACAGACGGGGAGAGACGGGGACAGGGAGAGATGGGGACAGGGAGAGACGGGGAGAGACCAAGACAGGGACAGAcggggagagatggggagagaccAAGACAGGGAGAGACGGGGAGAGATGGGGACAGGGAGAGACGGGGAGAGACCAAGACGGGGAGAGACGGGAAGAGACGGGGAGAGACGGGGAGAGACCGGGACAGGGAGAGAcggggagagatggggagagacgaagacagggagagacagggagagacggGGAGAGACGGGGAGAGACGGGGAGAGACCAAGACAGGGAGAGACCAGGACAGGGAGAGAcggggagagacagggagagaccgGGACAGGGAAAGAcggggagagacagggagagaccgGGACAGGGAGAGACGGGGAGAGACGGGGACAGGGAGAGACGGGGAGAGACCAgcacagggatcaaacatgcaacagaagagaggagagagtCAGAAGGACCAGTGTAACTTCGGGGTGCAGGGGCAGTGGGGGGTGGTCAGAAGGGATACTGAAACTGGTCGGGGAGGGACAGGGATGGGGAACCCAGCAGGGAGCAAAGGActgccccctcccttccctgaggcAGGGGGATGGGGGCAGATCAGGAGGCAAGGCGGGGAGGGGGGTTTCAATACTTAGCTCTTCGGCTGGGAGGGTGGTGTCCCTACCCACCCCTCACAGGGGTGAAGGGGAAGGGGTGgcccctggggggaggggaggggctaggagaaatgggggaggggctagccctccccccacccagggccCAGGCACCCACCTCTTCCACTttctggggagagagggggacagGGTCAGAGGTGGACCCAGAGGGAACCCGActcacctcccccacccaccacaggGTCCCCAAAGCAGCAGCACGAGGACTGGCagggggcagagcctgccccccAACTGTGAGGAGGACAGGGCCCCCGGGCATGGAGCACAGAGGGCTGGggcaagggagggagggggcgctGGGAGGCAGGAGCAaggaggctgggctggaggcTTAAGAATGGGTGGGGGGATGAGGGGACGGATGGAAGAGGGGGGTGGTAGtaggggcagagggagaggggcCAGGAAGGGCCGAGAGGGAGTGAAGTAGAAGAAGAGGaagggggaggaaaggagagaaagaggtagcaaggggagaggagaaaaaaattcagtgaaaaaggaaggagaggaagaagggaaggagaaagggaggaagaagggaTGAAGGGAGAGATGAGGAAAGACAGAGTGGAGGAAGAAGGTAGAGGAGGCGAAGAGGGAGGAGCGGGGCAGAGTGGAGACGGCTCGGCTGGGGACAGGCAGGTGCAAGTGGCAGCACGACTCCCAACACGTACCCTCCCCCGCCCAGCCTGCGCCCAGCCCCGGGTACCTCTCTGTGTCGGCACCCTCCTCCGTGGTCTCTGGGGGCGCTGGGGTGTCCAGGCTGGCTGGGCCCTGCGGGGGCGGGTCCCCCACCTCCAGGAGGGCATCAACACCTGTGGGGACCATGTGAGGGGGGAAGCAAGGCTGGCTGGAAGGCCCCTGCGGTGGTGAGACCCACACCCCCCTACACCCTGGGGGCCTCCATTCCTTGAACCATCCACTGCCTGGCCAACACCACGTGGCTGCTCTGTATTTTAGTAGGGGACAGACAGATggaaggtggtaaagaatctgcctgcaatgtaggagacctggaattgatccctgggctgggaagatcccctggagaaggaaaaggctatccactccagtatttctggtctggagaattccctggaccgtatagtccatggggttgcaaagagttggacacgactgaatgactaagcacatgcaCAGACAGATGGAAAGAGCTCTGAAAACAGGGCCATGGGCAGCTAGGGCCCAGGGGGTGAAGATGTCGCAAAACTGAGGTGCCAGTCTCCCACTTGGAGAGGAGACTGGATGCCtccacattcattcattctcccaaCACTCCATTGGGACTTGTGGGAAGAGAATGTATCCCATTTAGAGGGGAGGAGGCTGAAGTTCAGAGAGAGGAGGGGCTTCTAAGATCTGACATAAGTAAAAtgcagaaccaggatttgaacccaggccctggccaAGTGGCTTTCTGGGGGGCGTCACCCAAGGAGTGGGAGACCTTTCCATGGAGCAGCCAGGTTCACCATCTAAGGGGGTTGATTGGCCATGAACTTAGAGGGTTCTGGGAAATGAAACCATGGGGGCTGATGGGAAATGTAGTCCAAGGAGGTGGGGAACTCCATCACCAGGACAGAGGTCAGAGCTTAGGAGGAAAGCCACGGAAAGGGTAAACCAGGGGAAGGAAGTGGTTATCAGTAACACTGGTGGCAAGAAGCAG from Muntiacus reevesi chromosome 2, mMunRee1.1, whole genome shotgun sequence harbors:
- the ERFL gene encoding ETS domain-containing transcription factor ERF-like, which codes for MAQGRGRGGTRPGAGGQADRPDDPGRGTRRRGPTSWNGKEDGLLGSGHPDQGCGGHCAKAGDWAASANPGPLDAEVSPSGQSGDWTPSGMWSVGVSSLKMPEAAHQRPGVREEGDASWSPKSPTRHPDLGPLFYLLSPGFAFPDWAYKPESSPGSRQIQLWHFILELLQKEEYQGVIAWQGDYGEFVIKDPDEVARLWGIRKCKPHMNYDKLSRALRYYYNKRILHKTKGKRFTYKFNFSKVVLVNYPLLDMAAATTGSPLLLTPGPFGGAPGPDAPPLTPETLQTLFSAPRLGELGARAPLFTPETDKLRLDSPFPFLGSGATSYSKPPGLLGHFGRAFPEHPWNFSPYLTGPFPKLPPPLYPPHFYPNPLASSLGHLPSAGAGGGPTATPLLAATGEGLGPERPAGLAVAQRLALPGAGGPEAALGGKEDSDSELEITDVSGCSSDSDGDEGLPVPPKAKAGKGGVGS